In a single window of the Falsirhodobacter halotolerans genome:
- a CDS encoding (2Fe-2S)-binding protein, giving the protein MTGRIQRLSETGRPPVGFWLDGRPCTAMRGDTVLTAVLAHARNLRRDEFGPEARAGFCLMGACQDCWMWQEEGPRLRACSTPVTEGMRLRTDTPEAWP; this is encoded by the coding sequence ATGACCGGCCGCATCCAGCGCCTGTCCGAAACCGGGCGCCCCCCGGTCGGGTTCTGGCTGGACGGTCGGCCCTGCACCGCGATGCGCGGCGATACGGTGCTGACGGCGGTCCTTGCCCATGCGCGAAACCTGCGCCGGGACGAGTTCGGCCCCGAGGCCCGCGCCGGGTTCTGCCTGATGGGCGCGTGTCAGGATTGCTGGATGTGGCAGGAGGAGGGCCCGCGCCTGCGCGCCTGCTCCACCCCCGTGACCGAGGGGATGCGCCTGCGGACCGACACGCCGGAGGCATGGCCATGA